The genomic stretch ATCCATTCTTCCCTTGCCAGTTTTCCCGTTACCGTTTACTCTTTTCATGTGACCTCCTTGCTTTCCGTTGTTTTCGTTCAAAAACATGGTAGCAGGTGAGGTCATACCTTCGTTTCAACTAAGTTTAGGACACTTTCTTCCAGGGTGGTGGGGTATTTTTCTTTTTTACATTTGAATTTTGAATATGGACGACGGCAAAAGCGGCCAGGCTCATTCTTTCAAGATGTCCTTTGACGAGGCCTTGAGGACTGACCTGAACAAGTACCTGAAAAAAATAAAGAATATAGAAAACGGCGGAAAGCTGTATTCCATGGTGATCAACCTGGTGGAAAAGTCGCTCCTCGAAATCACAATGGCCGAGACGAAGGGCAACCAGAGCGAGGCGGCCCACGTTCTGGGGCTAAACAGAAACACCCTGCGCCGCAAGATAGACGAGCACAAGGTCAAAATAAAAAAATAGGGCAACCTTCCCGCTTCCACGTGGCCGGCTGACCACTGTTCTTTCGTGGCGCCGCCATCCTTGCGCCATTACCACCGGTACGGTGGCGCTACAACTTCCTCTTCGCCGCCACCAGCGTAACGTCGCAAGGGGCGCTCTTGATGGTCCGCGCCGCCACGTCGGTGGAAAATATATCGAATATGGAGCTTTTGTGGTGATGCCCCATCACGATAAGGTCGGCGTTTATATCGTTTGCGATCCGCGCTATGGTCTCCGCCGGATCGCCGCTTTCCACCATCACTTTATGAGGCACACCGGAGTCGGCGAACCATTTTACGTACTCCCTGATCCTGTCGTGATGCTCTTTCTCCATGGCCCCCACCTTCCCCATCATCTCCTCCGGCGGCAGGATGCTCACTTCCTGTGTCCCGATCTCCTGTTCCATGGAAAAAACACCGACGAACGTCAGCTTCACCTCCTTGCCCCGGCAAAGGGATGCGGCGGTCTTTCTTATCGCGTCGGCGGGCTGGGCATACCATTCATGGGTGATGGGAGGGACTGCAACGAGGATGTTCTTATATATGTTGTTCATGTCCAACTATCCTTCTTGTGGCG from Nitrospinota bacterium encodes the following:
- a CDS encoding Fis family transcriptional regulator — encoded protein: MSFDEALRTDLNKYLKKIKNIENGGKLYSMVINLVEKSLLEITMAETKGNQSEAAHVLGLNRNTLRRKIDEHKVKIKK
- a CDS encoding universal stress protein — its product is MEQEIGTQEVSILPPEEMMGKVGAMEKEHHDRIREYVKWFADSGVPHKVMVESGDPAETIARIANDINADLIVMGHHHKSSIFDIFSTDVAARTIKSAPCDVTLVAAKRKL